Proteins from a genomic interval of Ammoniphilus sp. CFH 90114:
- the atpG gene encoding ATP synthase F1 subunit gamma: MAVGTREIKRRIKSVKNTRQITKAMKMVAAAKLRRAQERAQKSRPYAEKMKEVINSIASGTTVKHPMLQTRPIKKTGYLVITSDRGLAGGLNSNLLRLVLNTIKERHKSQDEYMIFAVGKKGRDFFNKLGYKLIDEITGIPDSPNFSDIKAISSKAVALFADEKIDELNLFYSKFQSALTQIPTEVRLLPLGDVDAGAATEAKVSYEYEPTAEEVLNDLLPKYAETLIFSALLDSKASFQGAQMTAMGNASDNANEMIGKLTLTFNRARQAAITQEISEIVAGANA; encoded by the coding sequence ATGGCAGTGGGAACACGCGAGATTAAACGCCGAATTAAGAGCGTTAAAAATACAAGACAAATCACCAAAGCGATGAAGATGGTTGCTGCTGCGAAGCTGCGTCGTGCTCAAGAGCGCGCGCAGAAGTCTCGCCCTTACGCTGAGAAGATGAAGGAAGTGATCAATAGTATCGCTTCTGGAACAACCGTCAAGCATCCTATGCTTCAAACTCGTCCGATTAAGAAGACTGGTTACTTAGTTATTACTTCTGATCGTGGTTTGGCTGGTGGATTAAACAGTAACCTTTTGCGTTTGGTGTTAAACACCATTAAAGAAAGACACAAGAGCCAAGATGAATATATGATCTTTGCTGTTGGGAAAAAGGGTCGCGACTTCTTTAATAAACTTGGCTACAAGTTAATTGATGAAATCACAGGAATTCCTGATTCCCCGAATTTCTCGGACATCAAGGCGATTTCGAGCAAAGCAGTAGCTTTGTTTGCTGATGAGAAGATTGACGAGTTAAATTTGTTCTATAGCAAGTTCCAAAGTGCCCTAACTCAAATTCCAACAGAAGTTCGTTTGTTGCCATTGGGGGATGTGGATGCTGGTGCTGCTACAGAAGCAAAGGTAAGCTATGAATATGAGCCTACTGCAGAGGAAGTGTTGAATGACCTTCTACCAAAGTATGCAGAAACGCTTATCTTTAGTGCACTGCTTGACTCTAAAGCAAGCTTCCAAGGTGCTCAGATGACGGCAATGGGTAACGCAAGTGATAATGCAAACGAGATGATTGGTAAGTTGACCTTAACCTTCAACCGTGCACGTCAGGCAGCAATTACCCAAGAAATCTCTGAGATCGTTGCTGGAGCGAACGCTTAA
- the atpD gene encoding F0F1 ATP synthase subunit beta, which produces MSKGRVVAVMGPVVDVQFERGHLPAIYNAIKIESENLSLTCEVAIHLGDNLVRTIAMSSTDGLVRGSDAIDTGKPISVPVGTKTLGRVFNVLGEPIDLMDAPEEIETLPIHRPAPSFDEQAPADQILETGIKVIDLLAPYAKGGKIGLFGGAGVGKTVLIQELINNIAQEHGGFSIFAGVGERTREGNDLYHEMKDSGVLSKTTMVFGQMNEPPGARMRVALTGLTMAEYFRDAEGRDVLLFVDNIFRFTQAGSEVSALLGRMPSAVGYQPTLATEMGQLQERITSTKKGSVTSIQAIYVPADDYTDPAPATTFAHLDATTNLDRGISELGIYPAVDPLASTSRLLTPEALGDEHYQVARGVQAVLQRYKELQDIIAILGMDELSDEDKQLVARARKIQRFLSQPFHVAEQFTGFPGKYVPVKETVRSFKEILEGKHDDLPEVAFLYVGTIEEAREKGQKMMAEAK; this is translated from the coding sequence ATGAGTAAAGGACGCGTAGTTGCGGTCATGGGTCCCGTTGTAGACGTTCAGTTCGAACGCGGACACCTACCTGCGATTTATAACGCTATTAAAATTGAATCCGAAAATTTAAGTCTTACTTGTGAAGTAGCTATCCACTTAGGAGACAACCTTGTTCGTACCATCGCGATGTCTTCTACAGATGGTTTAGTTCGTGGATCCGATGCGATTGATACTGGTAAGCCGATTTCTGTTCCAGTTGGAACAAAAACTCTAGGTCGTGTATTTAACGTTCTTGGGGAGCCAATCGACTTGATGGATGCTCCTGAAGAAATTGAAACTTTACCAATTCACCGTCCAGCTCCGTCCTTTGACGAACAAGCTCCAGCTGACCAAATTCTTGAAACAGGAATTAAGGTTATCGACTTGCTTGCTCCTTATGCAAAGGGTGGTAAGATCGGTTTGTTCGGTGGAGCGGGTGTAGGTAAAACGGTATTGATCCAGGAATTGATCAATAACATCGCCCAAGAGCACGGTGGATTCTCTATCTTCGCTGGTGTAGGTGAGCGTACTCGTGAAGGGAACGACCTTTACCACGAGATGAAGGATTCCGGCGTACTTTCTAAAACTACCATGGTATTCGGTCAGATGAATGAGCCGCCTGGAGCACGTATGCGTGTTGCCTTGACTGGTTTGACTATGGCTGAGTACTTCCGTGATGCAGAAGGCCGTGACGTATTGTTGTTTGTAGACAACATCTTCCGATTCACTCAGGCTGGTTCTGAGGTATCTGCCTTGCTTGGTCGTATGCCATCTGCGGTAGGTTACCAACCTACACTAGCTACGGAAATGGGTCAATTGCAAGAGCGTATCACTTCTACTAAGAAGGGATCTGTTACTTCTATTCAAGCGATCTACGTTCCTGCGGATGACTATACGGATCCAGCTCCTGCAACAACATTTGCTCACTTGGATGCAACAACAAACCTTGACCGTGGTATCTCCGAGTTGGGTATCTACCCTGCGGTTGACCCACTAGCTTCTACTTCCCGTCTATTGACGCCAGAAGCTCTTGGTGATGAGCACTATCAAGTAGCACGTGGTGTTCAGGCTGTTCTTCAACGTTATAAAGAACTTCAAGATATCATCGCCATCCTAGGTATGGACGAGTTGTCTGATGAAGATAAGCAATTGGTTGCTCGTGCACGTAAGATCCAGCGTTTCTTGTCCCAGCCGTTCCACGTTGCTGAGCAGTTTACTGGATTCCCTGGTAAGTACGTTCCTGTTAAGGAAACGGTACGCAGCTTTAAAGAGATCTTGGAAGGTAAGCACGATGATCTTCCAGAGGTAGCTTTCTTGTACGTAGGTACAATTGAAGAAGCTCGCGAAAAAGGACAAAAGATGATGGCTGAAGCAAAATAA
- a CDS encoding F0F1 ATP synthase subunit epsilon, translating to MNTVKVEVVTPERVVYSGDAKIVVVKGIEGELGILPNHIPFVTPLRIAPVQVKSAEGEDLIAVSGGFMEVRKDKITILAESAELPGDIDVTRAQAAKERAERRMAEARQEETDFKRAQLALQRALVRIQVGSKGKK from the coding sequence ATGAATACTGTAAAAGTAGAAGTAGTAACTCCTGAACGGGTAGTTTATAGCGGAGACGCCAAAATCGTCGTCGTGAAGGGTATTGAGGGGGAACTCGGTATTTTGCCGAATCATATTCCTTTCGTTACCCCACTCCGAATTGCGCCTGTTCAGGTGAAAAGTGCAGAAGGGGAAGATCTAATCGCGGTAAGTGGCGGCTTCATGGAAGTTCGTAAAGATAAAATTACGATCCTTGCTGAGTCTGCAGAATTGCCAGGCGATATTGATGTGACCCGTGCTCAAGCTGCAAAAGAACGTGCTGAACGCCGTATGGCTGAAGCGCGTCAAGAAGAAACTGATTTCAAACGTGCTCAGTTGGCATTACAACGCGCCCTTGTTCGTATCCAAGTTGGAAGCAAGGGTAAGAAGTAG
- a CDS encoding F0F1 ATP synthase subunit delta — translation MSSALVAKRYAQALFEVASEKQQIDLVEQELDQVKQLFNDNPAFLQFLQHPQLAGETKKQEVKAIFEGKLSEITLNFLNLLIDKKREDIFAIIPQYFTDKANEARGLVDAVVVSVKELTEAEKQGIAESFKKLLNKEVRVTNQIDQTIMGGVVVQVGDRLYDGSVAGRLNRLQQSLKQAQVR, via the coding sequence ATGAGTAGCGCGTTAGTAGCAAAGCGTTATGCACAAGCCTTGTTTGAGGTGGCTTCCGAGAAACAGCAAATTGATTTGGTAGAGCAAGAGCTAGACCAAGTGAAGCAGCTGTTTAATGATAATCCTGCCTTTTTGCAGTTCCTTCAGCATCCACAGTTAGCTGGAGAAACAAAGAAGCAAGAAGTTAAAGCGATCTTTGAAGGGAAGCTTTCCGAGATTACCTTGAATTTCTTGAACTTATTGATTGATAAGAAGCGTGAAGACATCTTCGCTATCATTCCACAATATTTCACTGACAAAGCGAACGAAGCTCGTGGTTTAGTGGATGCCGTAGTGGTTTCAGTCAAGGAGTTGACTGAAGCAGAGAAGCAAGGAATTGCCGAGTCCTTTAAGAAGCTTTTAAATAAGGAAGTTCGAGTGACTAATCAAATTGATCAAACCATCATGGGTGGAGTGGTCGTTCAAGTCGGTGACCGTCTGTATGACGGAAGCGTTGCCGGTAGATTGAATCGTTTACAACAGAGCTTAAAGCAAGCTCAAGTACGGTAG
- the atpA gene encoding F0F1 ATP synthase subunit alpha has translation MSTIRPEEISSLIKKQIENYKADIQVVDVGTVITVGDGIARVHGLEKAMSGELLEFANGVMGMALNLEEDNVGVVILGPFTGIKEGDQVKRTGRIMEVPVGEAMLGRVVNPLGQPIDGLGPIETTHFRPIESPAPGVMARKSVHEPMQTGLKAIDALVPIGRGQRELIIGDRQTGKTTVAIDTILNQKGQDMICIYVAIGQKQSTVSGVVETLRKAGALDYTIVVSATASDPAPLLFLAPYTGVSMGEYFMYNGKHVLVVYDDLSKQAAAYRELSLLLRRPPGREAYPGDVFYLHSRLLERAAKINDDLGAGSITALPFIETQASDVSAYIPTNVISITDGQIFLESDLFYSGVRPAINAGISVSRVGGSAQIKAMKKVAGTLRLDLAQYRELQAFAQFGSDLDKATRARLDRGERTVEILKQGVGEPMAVEKQVISLYALTKGFIDDVPVEDVRRFEKEMLAFFDAQKKELLDHIRNTKDLPAEDQLKAAIQEFKKVFSPSK, from the coding sequence GTGAGTACAATCAGACCTGAAGAAATCAGTTCTCTTATTAAGAAGCAGATCGAGAACTATAAAGCTGATATACAAGTTGTAGACGTTGGTACAGTTATCACAGTTGGTGACGGTATTGCACGTGTACATGGATTAGAGAAGGCAATGTCTGGGGAACTTTTAGAGTTCGCTAATGGCGTTATGGGTATGGCGTTGAACCTTGAAGAAGACAACGTTGGGGTTGTTATCCTTGGACCATTTACGGGTATCAAGGAAGGTGACCAAGTGAAGCGTACAGGTCGTATCATGGAGGTTCCAGTTGGTGAAGCGATGCTTGGCCGTGTTGTGAACCCTCTTGGTCAGCCGATCGATGGATTAGGTCCAATCGAGACGACTCACTTCCGTCCAATCGAATCTCCAGCTCCTGGAGTTATGGCTCGTAAATCCGTTCATGAGCCTATGCAAACAGGTTTAAAGGCGATCGACGCTTTGGTTCCTATCGGTCGTGGTCAGCGTGAGTTGATCATCGGTGACCGTCAAACGGGTAAGACTACTGTAGCAATTGATACGATCTTGAACCAAAAAGGTCAAGACATGATTTGTATCTATGTTGCGATTGGTCAGAAGCAATCTACCGTATCTGGTGTTGTTGAGACTCTTCGCAAAGCAGGTGCATTAGATTATACAATCGTTGTTTCTGCGACAGCTTCTGATCCAGCTCCATTGCTGTTCTTGGCTCCTTACACTGGAGTATCTATGGGTGAGTACTTCATGTATAACGGCAAGCACGTTCTTGTGGTATACGATGACTTGTCCAAGCAAGCAGCTGCTTATCGTGAGCTTTCCTTGTTGCTTCGTCGTCCTCCAGGTCGTGAAGCCTATCCAGGGGATGTATTCTATCTTCACTCCCGCTTGTTAGAGCGTGCTGCGAAGATCAATGATGATTTAGGAGCAGGTTCTATCACTGCGCTGCCATTCATCGAAACTCAAGCATCTGACGTATCTGCGTACATTCCAACTAACGTTATCTCCATCACTGATGGACAGATCTTCCTTGAGTCTGACTTGTTCTACTCTGGGGTTCGTCCAGCGATCAACGCCGGTATCTCCGTATCTCGTGTAGGGGGATCTGCACAGATCAAGGCGATGAAGAAGGTTGCGGGTACACTTCGTCTAGACTTAGCTCAATATCGTGAGCTTCAAGCGTTTGCTCAGTTCGGATCCGACTTGGATAAAGCGACTCGTGCTCGTTTGGACCGCGGGGAGCGTACAGTTGAAATCTTGAAGCAAGGTGTAGGAGAGCCAATGGCTGTTGAAAAGCAAGTTATCTCTCTTTATGCATTGACTAAAGGCTTCATCGATGATGTTCCAGTAGAAGATGTACGTCGTTTCGAGAAAGAAATGTTGGCATTCTTCGATGCACAAAAGAAAGAATTGTTGGATCATATCCGTAATACGAAAGATCTACCAGCTGAAGATCAGTTGAAAGCAGCGATCCAAGAGTTCAAGAAGGTTTTCTCTCCTTCTAAGTAA